A segment of the Parasphingopyxis algicola genome:
GAATAACCCTCGACCGCCGATAAGGCGACGACCGGGAGGACAGACCATGAAGCTATTCCGGCCGCAGGCTTTCCAGAAATTCAAGCCCAAAATCCGGCCGGACGGCACGCGATCGCAGCTGTGCGAGGTCGACACCCTGGCGCTGCGTCGCATCCAGAAAGGCGCGATGCACCACCATTGGAAAGGGGTGATGTGCAACAAAAACCCATTCGATCTGGCGCTCTACGCACAGCTGCTCTGGGAGTTGAAGCCGAAGTCCATCATCGAGATCGGCTACAAGTTCGGCGGCAGCGCCCTGTGGTTCGCCGACCAGGCCGAGATCATGAACCTCGGCGCGCGGCTTTATTGCGTCGATGTCGAGCAACGCGAACAGGTCTCGGATCCGCGGATCACGTTCGTGCATGGCGACGGCCGTGATCTCGGCGCGACGCTGACTGACGATGTGATCGCCGGCCTGCCGCATCCCTGGTTGATCGTCGAGGATGCGGATCACCATTATCTGACGACCATGGCCGTGATGGATTTCTTCGCGGCCCGCATGGACGCAGGCGACTATCTGGTGGTCGAAGACGGTATCTGCGACACATTCGGCCAGGAAGAGAAATATGATGGCGGCCCGAACAGAGCGATATTCGAATTTTTCGAGGAATATCCCGATACGTTCGCCGTCGATGCCCAATATTGCGATTTCTACGGAAACAACGTCACCTGGTGCACGAACGGCTTCCTGCGGCGCGCCGACGACTGATCGCGAGCGTCAAGCCTTGCGCCGCATCCGTCGGCGCCGAGCGACAAGGATGACGACCGGAATGACGATCGATCCGGCGAGGATTACGAGAACCCACCAGTAGCGACGCAGCACCGGGCCGCGGCTGTGCGCCATCAGCGTCTCGATCGGATCGTAGCCCTCGGGCATGTCGAGAACGCCATTCTCTTCCGCCCAGGCCGCATAGCCGGCCTGCATCGCGTCGAAGAGTTCGGGCTGGTCCGCGGACAGATCGCGGGTTTCGCCGGGATCGGTTTCGAGATCGTAGAGCCGCCACCGATTGTCGCCCAAAGGCGGGCCGTTGCGGACCAGCTTGTAGCGC
Coding sequences within it:
- a CDS encoding CmcI family methyltransferase, giving the protein MKLFRPQAFQKFKPKIRPDGTRSQLCEVDTLALRRIQKGAMHHHWKGVMCNKNPFDLALYAQLLWELKPKSIIEIGYKFGGSALWFADQAEIMNLGARLYCVDVEQREQVSDPRITFVHGDGRDLGATLTDDVIAGLPHPWLIVEDADHHYLTTMAVMDFFAARMDAGDYLVVEDGICDTFGQEEKYDGGPNRAIFEFFEEYPDTFAVDAQYCDFYGNNVTWCTNGFLRRADD